The following are encoded in a window of Camelus ferus isolate YT-003-E chromosome 20, BCGSAC_Cfer_1.0, whole genome shotgun sequence genomic DNA:
- the POM121L2 gene encoding POM121-like protein 2: MGSYLGKPGPPPSSPAEERTDLSERPLNRRPTQPLHQVHRVQHIHRAHPAPRHRPARRPPNWDPTNPTTWVVNEAWRRFPMKRSQNSIMGPLPSDWWESYFKRSVWSLRHPRAIWSPVTIKIAPPERTAPRSSSPVEVIDCAGSSLSKKPSDPCAKETVLKVLRECKKGKVSLEEPPFPESLDLKRRTTETRPSAFKPLIKNGVLTSFVPRPGPLKRSLRPWSSDHSLNKRPSCYSMSSLASIHTGGPLSSKRNAITSSYSSSRGFSEPWKRSVPDASLQIPEWPLKKKEKGHLSHSPVPVVSEESLETSGCSGQQNQIPLLLSSRGDPLSLTLPPQPDYAAPEEDLALGRKAGLQWSNKARGVMTEVTTDSVPETPSAIQPSGPLTLPSSGTVPSQGTNPQLESLNKTQKLPGPLAFPQSTGEATSVAHSPVKTASMLAPLQCSQSEPLSGTSSDSNRTATVILVTPVSPTSPVTDTTRPPSISQAAVPRDSPVVMPAAPTMQSTLLGRMSSPAPHLSASAPPSATSADPMSKSIFGLPTNSEIGDSLYSRISVTAAASSTSGILTPTFKPIFDSMRPLKTMPMIAPVSFKQTPPLPTPASTHLFHGLVKATSVVMSTIPVCTSKDSSFKPPLDFGVVNVTSTLGDTYSIPSAHHTFLLGATCALRANFSPATGFILPPQQCPTIPTVHTVTIFSQVLSSAVQIPPTRSTANYRVIGNPLSPSALVTSNPPALSSRISNSTSAFTVPLGSSSRSPFPPSLGATPQVTFAAAYGQKQGTPQPSLGPSFSSSFIFGNSTVASSIPTPSLAQPSFSSTTQSAFGGLAPSASTFHVSASFRTEFSSTPASFPFGQANTKGFGVVTPTCRSGACGPVFGSTAPRPFAFGGLVTPMDCGESGISMTVPDMSSNSGAFSIGAMPSGTTSTITPSGEAWGQNNQGLTSQGTYFTLGRASISAGKSMFGGPSMAPFAQSTPDPGPVKAGSSLGFGMHFPPAQGSVGEGSFKLSAPSFSIGTKSKTPKNREQRHSRRHHARKK; the protein is encoded by the coding sequence ATGGGCAGTTACCTGGGCAAGCCGGGACCCCCGCCATCGTCCCCCGCAGAGGAGCGCACAGACTTGTCGGAGAGGCCGTTGAACCGCCGGCCAACTCAGCCCCTTCACCAAGTCCACCGGGTTCAGCACATCCATCGTGCCCACCCTGCCCCGCGGCACCGACCTGCGAGGAGGCCACCGAACTGGGATCCTACCAATCCCACCACGTGGGTAGTTAATGAGGCTTGGAGGCGCTTTCCCATGAAGAGGTCCCAGAATTCCATCATGGGGCCTCTTCCCTCAGACTGGTGGGAAAGTTACTTCAAGCGCAGCGTTTGGTCTCTTCGGCACCCCAGGGCCATATGGAGCCCGGTGACTATCAAGATCGCTCCTCCTGAGCGGACAGCGCCCCGCTCCTCTTCCCCAGTAGAGGTAATCGACTGTGCAGGGTCCTCACTCTCTAAGAAGCCCTCAGATCCATGTGCAAAAGAGACAGTGCTGAAGGTCCTCCGAGAGTGCAAGAAAGGGAAAGTAAGTTTGGAAGAACCACCGTTCCCTGAGAGCTTGGACCTTAAGAGAAGGACTACAGAGACAAGGCCATCTGCATTTAAGCCTCTGATAAAAAATGGAGTCCTCACTTCTTTtgtgcccaggcctgggcctctAAAGAGAAGCCTCCGCCCCTGGAGCTCAGATCACAGCCTGAATAAGAGACCCAGTTGCTACTCCATGAGCTCCTTGGCCAGTATACACACAGGTGGTCCCCTTAGCTCCAAAAGAAATGCTATTACAAGCTCTTACAGCTCTTCTAGAGGTTTCTCTGAGCCTTGGAAGAGAAGTGTTCCCGATGCATCACTCCAGATACCAGAGtggccattaaaaaagaaagaaaaaggtcatCTGTCTCACTCTCCAGTCCCAGTGGTATCAGAAGAGTCCCTGGAAACATCTGGCTGTTCTGGGCAGCAAAATCAGATTCCACTGCTTCTATCTAGCCGTGGGGACCCGCTGTCCCTGACACTACCTCCCCAGCCTGATTATGCAGCCCCTGAAGAAGATCTGGCCTTAGGAAGGAAAGCTGGACTCCAATGGAGCAACAAAGCCAGAGGAGTTATGACTGAGGTCACCACAGACTCTGTCCCTGAGACTCCATCTGCTATTCAGCCTTCTGGGCCCCTCACCCTGCCTTCTTCAGGCACAGTTCCAAGCCAGGGCACTAATCCTCAGTTGGAAAgcttaaataaaacacagaagtTGCCAGGTCCACTGGCCTTCCCACAATCCACTGGGGAGGCAACCAGTGTGGCCCACTCACCCGTGAAGACAGCAAGCATGCTGGCCCCACTGCAGTGCTCACAGTCAGAGCCCCTTTCAGGCACCTCTTCAGACTCAAATCGCACAGCTACTGTCATCCTTGTGACCCCTGTTTCTCCCACATCACCAGTCACTGACACCACACGGCCACCTTCAATCTCTCAGGCTGCTGTGCCCCGAGACTCACCTGTCGTAATGCCTGCAGCACCCACTATGCAAAGTACTTTGCTCGGACGGATGAGTAGCCCAGCTCCCCATCTTTCTGCATCTGCACCTCCCAGTGCAACCTCTGCTGACCCCATGTCAAAATCCATCTTTGGGCTTCCAACCAATAGTGAGATTGGAGACTCCTTATATTCCAGAATTTCAGTCACAGCTGCAGCATCTTCAACTTCAGGTATCTTAACTCCCACCTTCAAGCCTATCTTTGACAGTATGAGACCACTTAAAACTATGCCCATGATAGCTCCTGTCTCTTTCAAGCAGACCCCTCCTCTACCTACTCCTGCTTCTACCCATCTCTTCCATGGCCTGGTCAAGGCTACCTCTGTAGTCATGTCCACCATCCCAGTCTGCACATCCAAAGATTCTTCTTTTAAACCACCTTTGGATTTTGGTGTAGTGAATGTTACCAGTACCCTGGGCGACACTTACTCCATCCCTTCCGCTCATCACACTTTCCTTCTTGGAGCTACCTGTGCCTTGAGAGCTAACTTTTCCCCAGCCACAGGCTTCATTTTGCCACCACAACAGTGTCCTACCATTCCTACTGTACACACAGTCACCATCTTTAGCCAGGTTCTTTCCAGTGCTGTCCAGATACCCCCTACCAGAAGCACTGCCAACTATAGGGTTATTGGCAACCCTCTGTCACCTTCAGCCCTAGTAACCAGCAACCCTCCTGCATTGTCATCCAGGATCTCCAATTCAACCTCAGCATTCACAGTTCCCTTAGGGTCAAGCTCAAGGTCACCTTTCCCACCATCCCTGGGAGCCACTCCCCAGGTGACATTTGCAGCTGCATATGGGCAGAAGCAAGGGACCCCCCAACCATCCCTTGGCCCAAGCTTCAGTAGCTCTTTCATTTTTGGAAACTCAACAGTGGCATCCTCAATCCCAACACCATCTCTAGCCCAACCATCCTTCAGCAgtaccacacagtcagcctttggTGGTTTGGCACCATCAGCTTCCACCTTTCATGTCTCTGCCAGCTTCCGGACGGAATTTAGCAGCACTCCAGCAAGTTTTCCCTTTGGTCAAGCTAATACAAAGGGTTTTGGAGTTGTCACCCCAACCTGTAGGAGTGGGGCTTGTGGCCCAGTGTTTGGTAGCACAGCCCCACGACCTTTTGCCTTTGGGGGATTAGTGACCCCTATGGACTGTGGGGAGTCTGGGATCAGCATGACTGTCCCAGACATGAGCTCCAACTCTGGAGCATTCAGCATTGGAGCAATGCCTAGTGGGACTACTAGCACCATCACACCCTCTGGAGAAGCCTGGGGCCAAAACAACCAGGGCTTGACCAGCCAAGGCACATATTTTACCTTGGGGAGGGCCAGCATTTCTGCAGGAAAAAGCATGTTTGGGGGCCCCTCCATGGCCCCCTTTGCTCAGAGCACTCCTGACCCTGGACCAGTTAAGGCAGGCAGCAGCCTTGGCTTTGGGATGCACTTTCCGCCTGCCCAGGGCTCTGTTGGGGAAGGATCTTTCAAATTATCAGCCCCTTCATTTTCCATTGGTACAAAATCAAAAACCCCAAAGAATAGGGAGCAAAGGCATTCCCGAAGGCATCATGCCCGCAAGAAATAA
- the ZNF391 gene encoding zinc finger protein 391 has translation MESVRGNTAQRATNEEACKREGQLSRQTKCRIQKKSSFEKTAIRKVSMTLKEIFTRERDPESSLSSKFNTQQKIPKGTRSPISRKNSKDNSDLIKHEKLFPQRKSCKCNECGKAFSYQSDLIVHNRSHGGEKPFECSECGKTFSRSTHLIEHQRTHTGEKPYECSECGKAFSRSTHLSLHQRIHTGEKPYECSECGKAFSRSTNLSQHQRTHTQEKPYKCNECGKAFSDRSTIIQHQRIHSGENPYECSECGKAFSWISSLIEHQRTHTGENPYECSDCGKVFSRSSSLVEHQRIHTGEKPHECRECGKGFSRSSSLIIHQRTHTGEKPYKCNNCGKAFSQSSTLIRHQQLHTKE, from the coding sequence ATGGAAAGTGTCAGAGGGAACACTGCCCAACGTGCTACAAATGAAGAAGCCTGTAAAAGGGAGGGCCAGTTATCAAGGCAGACAAAATGTCgtatacagaagaaatcttcTTTCGAGAAAACAGCAATCAGAAAAGTGTCAATGACCCTCAAAGAAATTTTCACTAGGGAGAGAGACCCCGAATCTAGTCTAAGCTCAAAATTTAATACACAGCAGAAAATTCCAAAGGGAACTAGGTCCCCCATATCTAGGAAAAACTCGAAAGATAATTCAGACTTAATTAAACACGAAAAACTTTTCCCACAAAGGAAATCTTGTAAATGCAATGAATGTGGTAAAGCCTTTAGTTACCAATCAGACCTTATTGTCCATAATAGGAGTCATGGTGGAGAAAAGCCTTTTGAATGCAGCGAATGTGGGAAAACTTTTAGCCGAAGTACACACCTTATTGAACATCAAagaactcacacaggagagaaaccttatgaatgcagtgaatgtggaaagGCTTTTAGCCGGAGTACACACCTCAGTCTACATCAGAGGATCCATACTGGAGAAAAACCATATGAATGTagtgaatgtggaaaagcctttagCCGAAGTACTAACCTTAGTCAACATCAGCGAACTCATACTCAAGAAAAACCTTacaaatgtaatgaatgtgggaaagccttcagtgaCCGTTCAACCATAATTCAGCATCAACGCATACACAGTGGAGAGAATCCCTatgaatgcagtgaatgtgggaaagctttcagttgGATCTCATCTCTTATTGAACATCAGAGAACACACACTGGGGAGAACCCCTATGAGTGCAGTGACTGTGGCAAAGTGTTCAGTCGAAGCTCATCCCTTGTtgaacatcagagaattcacaccgGAGAAAAGCCCCATGAGTGTAGAGAATGTGGAAAGGGCTTCAGTCGGAGCTCCTCCCTTATTATTCACCAGAGAACTCATACGGGAGAGAAGCCTTATAAGTGTAATaactgtgggaaagccttcagtcaGAGTTCAACTCTCATAAGACATCAGCAGCTTCACACTAAAGAGTAA